Proteins encoded within one genomic window of Oncorhynchus tshawytscha isolate Ot180627B linkage group LG02, Otsh_v2.0, whole genome shotgun sequence:
- the LOC112263846 gene encoding myosin-10 isoform X4, translating into MAQRSGQEDPERYLFVDRAVVCNPATQADWTAKKLVWIPSERHGFEAASIREERGDEAVVELAENSKKAIVNKDDIQKMNPPKFSKVEDMAELTCLNEASVLHNLKDRYYSGLIYTYSGLFCVVINPYKYLPIYSENIIEMYRGKKRHEMPPHIYAISESAYRCMLQDREDQSILCTGESGAGKTENTKKVIQYLAHVASSHKGKKDHSIPPESPKPVKLQAENNHVSGALFYGELERQLLQANPILESFGNAKTVKNDNSSRFGKFIRINFDVTGYIVGANIETYLLEKSRAVRQAKDERTFHIFYQLLCGAGEHLRSDLLLEGFNSYRFLSNGNVTVPGQQDKDNFQETMEAMHIMSFSHDEILAMLKVVSSVLQFGNIVFKKERNSDQASMPENTAAQKLCHLLGLNVMEFTRAILSPRIKVGRDYVQKAQTKEQADFAVEALAKATYERLFRWLVHRINKALDRTKRQGASFIGILDIAGFEIFQLNSFEQLCINYTNEKLQQLFNHTMFVLEQEEYQREGIEWSFIDFGLDLQPCIDLIERPANPPGVLALLDEECWFPKATDKTFIDKLVQEQGTHSKFQKPRQLKDKADFCIIHYAGKVDYKADEWLMKNMDPLNDNVATLLNQSTDKFVAELWRDVDRIVGLDQVAGMAETTFGATYKTKKGMFRTVGQLYKESLTKLMATLRNTNPNFVRCIIPNHEKKAGKLEPHLVLDQLRCNGVLEGIRICRQGFPNRIVFQEFRQRYEILTPNAIPKGFMDGKQACERMIRALELDPNLFRIGQSKIFFRTGVLAHLEEERDLKITDIIIYFQSVCRGYLARKAFAKKQQQLSALKVLQRNCAAYLKLRHWQWWRLFTKVKPLLQVTRQEEEMQAKDEELVKVKERQSKVEGELVDMERKHQQLLEEKNILAEQLQAETELFAEAEEMRARLAAKKQELEEILHDLESRVEEEEERNQSMQNEKKKMQTHIQDLEEQLDEEEAARQKLQLEKVTAEAKIKKMEEDILLLEDQNSKFLKEKKLLDDRVAEMTSQLTEEEEKAKNLGKVKNKQEVMMVDLEERLKKEEKTRQELEKAKRKLDAETTDLQDQIAELQAQIEELKIQLAKKEEELQAALSKGDEEAAQKNNALKAVRELQAQLSELQEDLESEKVSRNKAEKVKRDLSEELEALKTELEDTLDTTAAQQELRTKREQEVAELKKAIDEETKNHESQVLEMRQRHSTALEELSENLEQAKRFKSNLEKNKCTLESDNKELVSEVKGLQQAKTESEHKRKKMEAQLQEFMARATEGERAKVELADRTHKLQTELDTVSALLEDAEKKGIKLAKDSAGLESALQDTQELLQEETRQKLNLSSRIRQLEEDKSTLQEQQEEDEEARRNLEKQLATLQAQLFESRKKLDEDLGTLESLEEVKRKLQKDMELTSQRLEEKASAFDKMEKTKTRLQQELDDLMVDLDHQRTIVSNLEKKQKKFDQLLAEEKTISARYAEERDKAEAEAREKETKALSMARALDEALEAKEEFERLNKQLRTEMEDLMSSKDDVGKSVHELEKSKRTLEQQVEEMRTQLEELEDELQATEDGKLRLEVNMQALKAQFDRDLQARDEQNEEKKRTLVKQVREMEAELEDERKQRALAVAAKKKLEMDLKDLEGQIEASNKARDEAIKQLRKLQVQMKDYQRELEEARASRDEIFAQSKENEKKLKGLEAEILQLQEDLAASERARRHAEQERDELADEISNSASGKSALLDEKRRLEARISQLEEELEEEQSNMELLNDRFRKTTMQVDILNTELAGERSAAQKSENARQGMERQNKELKAKLGELEGAVKSKFKAAITALEAKILQLEEQLEQEAKERAAANKIVRRTEKKLKEVVIQVEDERRHADQYKEQMEKANSRMKQLKRQLEEAEEEATRANASRRKLQRELDDATEASEGLTREVNTLKNRLRRGGPISFSSSRSGRSRQLQIDGTSVDNSDDDADSRASDHNDTQASNQTE; encoded by the exons accGAGAGGACCAATCAATTCTCTGCAC AGGTGAATCTGGTGCTGGCAAGACAGAAAACACTAAAAAGGTCATCCAGTACCTTGCACATGTGGCTTCCTCCCATAAAGGAAAAAAAGACCACAGCATTCCT CCAGAGTCGCCTAAACCAGTGAAACTACAG GCGGAAAATAATCACGTC AGTGGAGCCCTGTTCTAT GGTGAATTGGAACGTCAACTCTTACAGGCCAACCCCATCCTGGAGTCCTTCGGCAACGCCAAGACAGTGAAGAATGACAACTCTTCACGATTC GGAAAGTTCATCCGGATCAACTTTGATGTCACCGGATACATCGTCGGGGCCAACATCGAAACTT ATCTACTGGAGAAATCGAGAGCTGTTCGCCAAGCCAAAGACGAGCGCACCTTCCACATCTTCTACCAGCTGCTGTGTGGGGCGGGAGAACATCTCAGGT CGGACCTGCTCCTGGAGGGCTTCAACAGCTACCGCTTCCTGTCCAACGGCAACGTTACCGTCCCTGGTCAGCAGGACAAAGACAACTTCCAGGAGACCATGGAGGCCATGCACATCATGAGCTTCTCCCACGACGAGATCCTGG CCATGCTGAAGGTGGTCTCCTCCGTGCTCCAGTTTGGGAACATCGTCTTCAAGAAGGAGAGGAACTCAGACCAGGCCTCTATGCCTGAGAACACAG cGGCCCAGAAGTTGTGCCACCTGTTGGGGCTGAACGTGATGGAGTTCACCCGGGCCATCCTGTCTCCAAGGATCAAGGTGGGACGAGACTACGTCCAGAAGGCCCAGACCAAAGAACAG gCTGACTTTGCAGTGGAGGCTCTGGCCAAGGCCACATACGAGCGTCTGTTCCGCTGGCTGGTCCACCGCATCAACAAGGCCCTGGACCGTACCAAACGCCAGGGGGCCTCCTTCATCGGCATCCTGGACATCGCTGGCTTTGAGATCTTCCAG CTGAACTCGTTTGAGCAGCTGTGCATCAACTACACCAATGAGAAGCTGCAGCAGCTGTTCAACCACACCATGTTCGTCCTGGAGCAGGAGGAGTACCAGAGGGAGGGCATCGAGTGGAGCTTCATCGACTTCGGCCTGGACCTGCAGCCCTGCATCGACCTCATCGAGAGGCCG GCGAACCCTCCTGGTGTGCTGGCTCTGTTGGATGAGGAGTGCTGGTTCCCCAAGGCCACAGACAAGACATTCATCGACAAGCTGGTCCAGGAGCAGGGCACCCACTCCAAGTTCCAGAAGCCCAGACAGCTAAAGGACAAGGCTGACTTCTGCATCATCCACTACGCTGGCAAG gTGGACTACAAGGCAGATGAGTGGCTGATGAAGAACATGGACCCCCTGAATGACAACGTGGCCACGCTGCTCAACCAGTCCACTGACAAGTTTGTGGCCGAGCTCTGGAGAGACG TGGACCGCATCGTGGGCTTGGACCAGGTGGCGGGCATGGCGGAGACGACGTTCGGAGCCACCTACAAGACCAAGAAGGGCATGTTCCGCACGGTGGGCCAGCTCTACAAGGAGTCCCTCACCAAGCTCATGGccaccttgaggaacaccaacccCAACTTTGTCCGCTGTATTATCCCCAACCACGAGAAGAAG GCTGGTAAGCTGGAGCCCCACCTGGTTCTGGACCAGCTGAGGTGTAATGGAGTTCTGGAGGGGATCCGTATCTGCAGACAAGGCTTCCCCAACCGCATCGTCTTCCAGGAGTTCAGACAGAG GTATGAGATCCTGACCCCTAATGCCATCCCCAAGGGCTTCATGGACGGGAAACAGGCCTGCGAAAGGATG ATCCGAGCGTTGGAACTGGACCCCAACCTGTTCCGTATCGGCCAGAGTAAGATCTTCTTCAGGACCGGAGTCCTGGCtcacctggaggaggagagagacctgaagatcactgacatcatcatcTACTTCCAGTCTGTCTGCCGCGGCTACCTGGCACGCAA GGCGTTTGCTaagaagcagcagcagctgaGTGCTCTGAAGGTCCTCCAGAGGAACTGTGCTGCCTACCTCAAGCTGCGCCACTGGCAGTGGTGGAGACTCTTCACCAAG GTGAAGCCTCTGCTCCAGGTGACCCggcaggaggaggagatgcaGGCCAAAGACGAGGAGCTGGTCAaggtgaaggagagacagagcaagGTGGAGGGGGAGCTGGTGGATATGGAGAGGAAACACCAACAG CTCCTAGAGGAGAAGAACATCCTTGCAGAGCAGTTGCAGGCGGAGACGGAGCTGTTTGCCGAGgcggaggagatgagggcccgcCTGGCCGCTAAGAAGCAGGAGCTGGAGGAGATCCTCCACGACCTGGAGTCcagagtggaggaggaagaggagaggaaccagAGCATGCAGAACGAGAAGAAGAAGATGCAGACCCACATCCAG GATCTAGAGGAGCAGTTAGATGAGGAGGAGGCAGCCAGGCAGAAGCTGCAGCTGGAGAAGGTGACGGCCGAGGCCAAGATCAAGAAGATGGAGGAGGACATTCTACTGCTGGAGGACCAGAACTCCAAGTTCCTCAAG GAGAAGAAGCTGCTGGACGACCGTGTGGCCGAGATGACCTCCCAGctgacggaggaggaggagaaggccaAGAACCTGGGAAAGGTCAAGAACAAGCAGGAGGTGATGATGGTCGACCTGGAAG AGCGcctgaagaaggaggagaagactcGTCAGGAGCTGGAGAAGGCCAAGAGGAAGCTAGACGCTGAGACCACGGACCTCCAGGACCAGATAGCTGAGCTGCAGGCCCAGATAGAGGAGCTCAAGATCCAGCTGGCCaagaaggaggaggagctacaggcTGCTCTGTCCAA gggTGATGAAGAGGCGGCCCAGAAGAACAACGCTCTGAAAGCTGTGCGGGAGCTGCAGGCCCAGCTGTCAGAGCTGCAGGAGGACCTGGAGTCAGAGAAGGTGTCCAGGAACAAGGCAGAGAAAGTCAAGAGGGACCTCAGTGAGGAGCTGGAGGCTCTGAAGACTGAGCTGGAGGACACTCTGGATACCACCGCTGCCCAGCAGGAGCTCAG gaCCAAGCGAGAGCAGGAGGTGGCTGAGCTGAAGAAGGCCATCGACGAGGAGACCAAGAACCACGAGTCTCAGGTCctggagatgagacagagacactCCACCGCCCTGGAGGAGCTGTCTGAGAATTTGGAGCAGGCCAAGAGG TTCAAGTCCAACCTGGAGAAGAACAAGTGTACCCTGGAGAGTGACAACAAGGAGCTGGTGAGCGAGGTGAAGGGGCTTCAGCAGGCCAAGACAGAGTCAGAACACAAGAGGAAGAAGATGGAGGCTCAGCTGCAGGAGTTCATGGCCCGAgccactgagggagagagggctaaAGTGGAACTGGCCGACCGCACACACAAACTTCAG ACGGAGCTGGACACTGTCTCCGCCCTGCTGGAGGACGCTGAGAAGAAGGGAATCAAGCTGGCCAAGGATTCAGCCGGCCTGGAGAGTGCGTTACAGGACACACAG gaGCTGCTCCAGGAGGAGACTCGTCAGAAGCTGAACCTGAGCTCTCGTATCCGTCAGCTGGAGGAAGACAAGAGCACCctgcaggagcagcaggaggaggacgaggaggccCGCAGGAACCTGGAGAAACAACTGGCCACGCTGCAGGCTCAG CTGTTTGAGTCGAGGAAGAAGCTGGATGAGGACTTGGGGACCCTGGAGTCTCTGGAGGAGGTGAAGAGGAAGCTGCAGAAGGACATGGAGCTGACCAGCCAGCGGCTGGAGGAGAAAGCCTCCGCCTTCGACAAGATGGAGAAGACCAAGACCCGCCTGCAGCAGGAGCTGGACGACCTCATGGTGGACCTGGACCACCAGAGGACCATCGTCTCCAACCtggagaagaagcagaagaagttTGACCAG CTCCTGGCTGAAGAGAAGACCATCTCTGCCCGCTATGCTGAGGAGCGTGACAAGGCCGAGGCTGAGGCCAGGGAGAAGGAGACCAAGGCTCTGTCTATGGCCCGGGCTCTGGATGAGGCCCTGGAAGCCAAGGAGGAGTTTGAGAGGCTCAACAAGCAGCTGAGGACTGAGATGGAGGACCTGATGAGCTCAAAGGACGACGTGGGCAAGAGC GTCCATGAGCTGGAGAAGTCGAAGCGCACCCTGGAGCAGcaggtggaggagatgaggacccagctggaggagctggaggacGAGCTGCAGGCCACGGAGGACGGCAAGCTGCGTCTGGAGGTCAACATGCAGGCCTTGAAGGCCCAGTTCGACAGGGACCTGCAGGCCAGAGACGAACAGAacgaggagaagaagaggacgCTGGTCAAACAG GTTCGTGAGATGGAGGCAGAGCTGGAGGATGAGAGGAAGCAGAGAGCCCTGGCTGTGGCAGCTAAGAAGAAGCTGGAGATGGACCTCAAGGACCTGGAGGGGCAAATAGAAGCATCCAACAAGGCCAGAGATGAAGCCATCAAACAGCTCAGAAAACTACAG GTCCAGATGAAGGACTaccagagggagctggaggaggccAGAGCATCCCGTGATGAGATCTTTGCACAGTCTAAAGAAAACGAGAAGAAACTAAAGGGCCTGGAAGCTGAGATCCTACAGCTGCAGGAGGACCTGGCGGCTTCAGAGAGGGCCCGTAGACACGCTGAGCAGGAGAGAGACGAGCTGGCCGACGAGATCTCAAATAGCGCCTCTGGAAA GTCGGCCCTGCTAGATGAGAAGAGAAGGCTGGAGGCCCGCATCTCGCAGCTGGAGGAGGAACTAGAGGAGGAACAGAGCAACATGGAGCTGCTCAATGACCGCTTCCGCAAGACCACCATGCAG GTGGACATCCTGAACACTGAGCTGGCTGGGGAGCGTAGCGCGGCCCAGAAGAGTGAGAACGCCCGTCAAGGAATGGAGAGGCAGAACAAGGAGCTGAAGGCCAAGCTGGGAGAGCTGGAGGGGGCAGTCAAGTCCAAGTTCAAGGCTGCCATCACCGCCCTGGAGGCCAAGATACTGCAGCTGGAGGAGCAACTGGAGCAGGAGGCCAA GGAGAGGGCAGCAGCCAATAAGATCGTCCGACGCACAGAGAAGAAGCTGAAAGAGGTGGTGATTCAGGTGGAGGACGAGCGTCGCCATGCCGACCAGTACAAGGAGCAG ATGGAGAAGGCCAACTCTCGAATGAAGCAGCTGAAGCGTCAgctggaggaggctgaggaggaggcTACCAGGGCCAACGCCTCCCGTAGGAAACTACAGAGGGAGCTGGACGACGCCACCGAGGCCAGCGAGGGCCTGACCCGCGAGGTCAACACACTCAAGAACCGCCTCAG GCGTGGAGGCCCCATCAGCTTCTCGTCTAGCCGTTCAGGCCGCAGCCGGCAGCTCCAGATTGACGGAACCTCGGTGGACAATTCTGACGACGACGCTGACAGCCGCGCCAGCGACCACAACGACACGCAAGCCTCCAACCAGACCGAATAG